From a single Ascaphus truei isolate aAscTru1 chromosome 2, aAscTru1.hap1, whole genome shotgun sequence genomic region:
- the LOC142488338 gene encoding uncharacterized protein LOC142488338 isoform X1 — protein MERGCSQEQITFEDVAVRFSEQEWNSLQDWQKELYADVMRDNYELLHSLGCAADKPDLISALEKWRLLRPGGHGTTNQNCSPGNCPVVPRIKRESGLGASLSKKLLLRAKMNGMKGWSLAALQRRMGVLQRTSLDDRKERQLIIQSLQGLKKEQRKIRAYMEQSHRDILGKLEEISQGLFPYEAPIDYSITNPPEYIAEMPYSPKEEPDFCLSIPSYDTPSFQADTPVTKERECTSPLGAQSLLVFSEEPEAMEVPTVNLPNLQSSPVCTATAMAPDIQIIMPTLQTTTARSPDIRIMPTLQTTTVRSPDNQIMMPTLKTTTAMSPDIQKTMPTLQTTTARSPDNPIMMPTLKTTTAMSPDIQIMMPTLQTTTSRSPDNPIMIPTLKTTTAISPDIQIMMPTFQPTPAMSPDFQIMMPTLPNIRSISPEIQIIMPTLTSAFLLGSRTTAETHSPSDVELYSASSNSPEAPSEKTSDSTPEFVKLMKRKKLKGPFSVKKVLKTSATLSTSSKLRESTVPVKVHKIRKGVIKAKRKKAEKKLKYPPVIQHPSIGKLPSLTNGLLTGSTKHLSPPAIPQPQTSSPTIIISHSPPPKMPKLDASYLARGHGPCLPDIEMCHINSERIEKLYVASQGSLLRFAGLVFRSLVPLPTYLQWCHMANYNGTHQKRAIPVNVKNKLLSCLGEYFFILGRVEKQQIRDGVNNQLRNPRKTNFHPGVF, from the exons GCTGTGCAGCAGATAAACCTGATTTAATATCTGCTCTGGAGAAGTGGAGACTGCTGAGACCTGGAGGACACGGAACGACCAATCAGAATTGCAGCCCCGGGAACTGTCCCGTTG TTCCCAGAATAAAAAGGGAGTCTGGCTTAGGTGCTTCATTGTCAAAG AAGTTGCTGCTCCGGGCGAAGATGAACGGAATGAAAGGATGGAGTCTGGCTGCCCTCCAACGTCGGATGGGCGTTCTTCAGCGCACCTCGCTGGATGATCGTAAGGAGAGACAACTAATCATTCAGAGTCTTCAGGGACTGAAGAAAGAGCAGCGGAAGATCCGGGCGTACATGGAGCAGTCTCATCGGGACATCCTGGGGAAGCTGGAGGAGATCAGCCAGGGGTTATTTCCTTACGAAGCACCCATAGATTATAGTATCACAAATCCACCTGAGTACATTGCAGAGATGCCTTACTCACCTAAAGAGGAGCCAGACTTTTGCCTCTCCATCCCCAGCTATGATACGCCTAGTTTTCAGGCTGATACACCCGTGACAAAGGAGCGAGAATGCACCAGCCCTCTGGGTGCTCAGAGTTTGCTTGTCTTCTCAGAAGAGCCAGAAGCTATGGAGGTCCCTACTGTAAACCTGCCCAATTTGCAATCCAGCCCTGTATGTACTGCCACTGCTATGGCCCCCGACATTCAGATAATTATGCCTACTTTGCAGACCACCACTGCTAGGTCCCCCGACATCCGGATAATGCCTACTTTGCAGACCACCACTGTTAGATCCCCCGACAATCAGATAATGATGCCTACTTTGAAGACCACCACGGCTATGTCTCCAGACATTCAGAAAACGATGCCTACTTTGCAGACCACCACTGCGAGGTCCCCTGACAATCCGATAATGATGCCTACTTTGAAGACCACCACTGCTATGTCTCCAGACATTCAGATAATGATGCCTACTTTGCAGACCACCACTTCTAGGTCCCCCGACAATCCGATAATGATACCTACTTTGAAGACCACCACTGCTATATCTCCAGACATTCAGATAATGATGCCTACTTTTCAGCCCACCCCTGCTATGTCCCCCGACTTCCAGATAATGATGCCCACTTTGCCGAACATTCGTTCTATATCACCAGAAATTCAGATAATAATGCCCACTTTAACCTCTGCCTTCCTCCTTGGTAGCCGAACAACAGCCGAGACGCATTCACCGTCAGATGTGGAGCTTTACTCTGCATCATCGAACAGTCCGGAAGCTCCATCTGAAAAGACATCTGATTCCACCCCAGAATTTGTTAAACTGATGAAACGGAAAAAGCTAAAGGGACCATTTAGTGTTAAGAAAGTGCTAAAGACCTCCGCCACCTTATCAACGTCCAGCAAACTGCGGGAATCCACTGTTCCAGTGAAAGTTCACAAGATCCGCAAGGGAGTGATAAAGGCCAAGCGGAAAAAAGCTGAAAAGAAACTGAAATACCCACCAGTGATTCAGCATCCTTCCATTGGCAAATTGCCATCCTTAACTAATGGATTGTTGACTGGTTCCACCAAACATCTGTCTCCTCCAGCCATTCCCCAGCCACAGACTTCTTCACCCACCATTATCATATCTCATTCCCCTCCACCAAAAATGCCCAAACTGGATGCAAGCTATCTAGCTAGGGGACATGGACCCTGCCTGCCCGATATTGAGATGTGCCATATCAACAGCGAGCGGATTGAAAAACTCTATGTGGCCTCACAGGGCAGTTTGCTGAGGTTTGCCGGGCTGGTGTTTCGCTCCCTTGTACCCCTTCCCACCTATCTCCAGTGGTGCCACATGGCCAACTATAATGGCACCCACCAGAAGAGAGCCATCCCAGTCAATGTGAAGAACAAGCTCCTTTCCTGCTTGGGCGAATACTTTTTTATCTTGGGACGAGTAGAAAAGCAACAAATAAGAGACGGGGTGAACAATCAGCTGAGGAACCCTCGGAAAACAAACTTTCATCCTGGAGTCTTTTAA
- the LOC142488338 gene encoding uncharacterized protein LOC142488338 isoform X2 — MPSRHPVSAYSDDKDTLEKLLLRAKMNGMKGWSLAALQRRMGVLQRTSLDDRKERQLIIQSLQGLKKEQRKIRAYMEQSHRDILGKLEEISQGLFPYEAPIDYSITNPPEYIAEMPYSPKEEPDFCLSIPSYDTPSFQADTPVTKERECTSPLGAQSLLVFSEEPEAMEVPTVNLPNLQSSPVCTATAMAPDIQIIMPTLQTTTARSPDIRIMPTLQTTTVRSPDNQIMMPTLKTTTAMSPDIQKTMPTLQTTTARSPDNPIMMPTLKTTTAMSPDIQIMMPTLQTTTSRSPDNPIMIPTLKTTTAISPDIQIMMPTFQPTPAMSPDFQIMMPTLPNIRSISPEIQIIMPTLTSAFLLGSRTTAETHSPSDVELYSASSNSPEAPSEKTSDSTPEFVKLMKRKKLKGPFSVKKVLKTSATLSTSSKLRESTVPVKVHKIRKGVIKAKRKKAEKKLKYPPVIQHPSIGKLPSLTNGLLTGSTKHLSPPAIPQPQTSSPTIIISHSPPPKMPKLDASYLARGHGPCLPDIEMCHINSERIEKLYVASQGSLLRFAGLVFRSLVPLPTYLQWCHMANYNGTHQKRAIPVNVKNKLLSCLGEYFFILGRVEKQQIRDGVNNQLRNPRKTNFHPGVF, encoded by the exons ATGCCCTCTCGACACCCCGTCTCTGCCTATTCAGATGACAAGGACACCTTGGAG AAGTTGCTGCTCCGGGCGAAGATGAACGGAATGAAAGGATGGAGTCTGGCTGCCCTCCAACGTCGGATGGGCGTTCTTCAGCGCACCTCGCTGGATGATCGTAAGGAGAGACAACTAATCATTCAGAGTCTTCAGGGACTGAAGAAAGAGCAGCGGAAGATCCGGGCGTACATGGAGCAGTCTCATCGGGACATCCTGGGGAAGCTGGAGGAGATCAGCCAGGGGTTATTTCCTTACGAAGCACCCATAGATTATAGTATCACAAATCCACCTGAGTACATTGCAGAGATGCCTTACTCACCTAAAGAGGAGCCAGACTTTTGCCTCTCCATCCCCAGCTATGATACGCCTAGTTTTCAGGCTGATACACCCGTGACAAAGGAGCGAGAATGCACCAGCCCTCTGGGTGCTCAGAGTTTGCTTGTCTTCTCAGAAGAGCCAGAAGCTATGGAGGTCCCTACTGTAAACCTGCCCAATTTGCAATCCAGCCCTGTATGTACTGCCACTGCTATGGCCCCCGACATTCAGATAATTATGCCTACTTTGCAGACCACCACTGCTAGGTCCCCCGACATCCGGATAATGCCTACTTTGCAGACCACCACTGTTAGATCCCCCGACAATCAGATAATGATGCCTACTTTGAAGACCACCACGGCTATGTCTCCAGACATTCAGAAAACGATGCCTACTTTGCAGACCACCACTGCGAGGTCCCCTGACAATCCGATAATGATGCCTACTTTGAAGACCACCACTGCTATGTCTCCAGACATTCAGATAATGATGCCTACTTTGCAGACCACCACTTCTAGGTCCCCCGACAATCCGATAATGATACCTACTTTGAAGACCACCACTGCTATATCTCCAGACATTCAGATAATGATGCCTACTTTTCAGCCCACCCCTGCTATGTCCCCCGACTTCCAGATAATGATGCCCACTTTGCCGAACATTCGTTCTATATCACCAGAAATTCAGATAATAATGCCCACTTTAACCTCTGCCTTCCTCCTTGGTAGCCGAACAACAGCCGAGACGCATTCACCGTCAGATGTGGAGCTTTACTCTGCATCATCGAACAGTCCGGAAGCTCCATCTGAAAAGACATCTGATTCCACCCCAGAATTTGTTAAACTGATGAAACGGAAAAAGCTAAAGGGACCATTTAGTGTTAAGAAAGTGCTAAAGACCTCCGCCACCTTATCAACGTCCAGCAAACTGCGGGAATCCACTGTTCCAGTGAAAGTTCACAAGATCCGCAAGGGAGTGATAAAGGCCAAGCGGAAAAAAGCTGAAAAGAAACTGAAATACCCACCAGTGATTCAGCATCCTTCCATTGGCAAATTGCCATCCTTAACTAATGGATTGTTGACTGGTTCCACCAAACATCTGTCTCCTCCAGCCATTCCCCAGCCACAGACTTCTTCACCCACCATTATCATATCTCATTCCCCTCCACCAAAAATGCCCAAACTGGATGCAAGCTATCTAGCTAGGGGACATGGACCCTGCCTGCCCGATATTGAGATGTGCCATATCAACAGCGAGCGGATTGAAAAACTCTATGTGGCCTCACAGGGCAGTTTGCTGAGGTTTGCCGGGCTGGTGTTTCGCTCCCTTGTACCCCTTCCCACCTATCTCCAGTGGTGCCACATGGCCAACTATAATGGCACCCACCAGAAGAGAGCCATCCCAGTCAATGTGAAGAACAAGCTCCTTTCCTGCTTGGGCGAATACTTTTTTATCTTGGGACGAGTAGAAAAGCAACAAATAAGAGACGGGGTGAACAATCAGCTGAGGAACCCTCGGAAAACAAACTTTCATCCTGGAGTCTTTTAA